TTAAGCCTCCGGTTACATTTTTTCAATCATCAGTTTGGCCAGCTCGGCAATCCGGTAGGAGTATCCCCACTCATTATCGTACCAGCTGACTATCTTGAAGAACCGTTTCTCGCCTTTGAGATTGTTCTGCAGGGTGGCTAAGGAATCGTAGATGGACGAGCGCTTGTCATGGATGAAGTCGGTGGAAACCATCTCCTCGTCGGCGTACCCCAGGATATTCTTCAGATAGGTCTCCGAGGCCTTTTTCAGCAGGCCGTCTATGGCCTCGATGGAGGTCTCCTTCTCGGAGCGGAAGGTCAGGTCCACCACCGAAACGTCGGCGGTGGGCACCCGGAACGACATCCCGGTCATCTTTCCCTTGACCGCCGGGATGGCCTCTCCCACCGCCTTGGCGGCCCCGGTGGAGCTGGGGATGATATTTATGGCCGCCGCCCTGCCCCCCCGCCAGTCCTTTTTGGAGGGCCCGTCCACCGTCTTCTGGGTGGCGGTGTAGGAATGGATGGTGGTCATCAGGCCGTTCTCAATCCCGATCCCCTCCTTCATCAGCACGTGGACCACCGGAGCCAGGCAGTTGGTGGTGCAGGAGGCGTTGGAGACGATATCATGCTTGGCCGGATCGTACTCTTTCTCGTTGACCCCCAGCACGATGGTCTTGACCTCGCCCTTGCCGGGTGCGGTGATCAGAACTTTTTTGGCCCCGGCCGCCAGGTGTCCCTGGGCCTTGTCGGAATGGGTGAACAGGCCGGTGGCCTCAATCACCAGCTCCACTCCCAGGTCCTTCCAGGGTAGCTGGGCGGGA
This window of the Candidatus Edwardsbacteria bacterium genome carries:
- the gap gene encoding type I glyceraldehyde-3-phosphate dehydrogenase: MGVKIGINGFGRIGRLVISAMAEQKILGNPLDVVAVVDISTDARYFAYQLKYDSVHGKFPGEISTAKSDPSLAEDDVIIVNGHKIKCIMATKDPAQLPWKDLGVELVIEATGLFTHSDKAQGHLAAGAKKVLITAPGKGEVKTIVLGVNEKEYDPAKHDIVSNASCTTNCLAPVVHVLMKEGIGIENGLMTTIHSYTATQKTVDGPSKKDWRGGRAAAINIIPSSTGAAKAVGEAIPAVKGKMTGMSFRVPTADVSVVDLTFRSEKETSIEAIDGLLKKASETYLKNILGYADEEMVSTDFIHDKRSSIYDSLATLQNNLKGEKRFFKIVSWYDNEWGYSYRIAELAKLMIEKM